Proteins encoded together in one Meles meles chromosome 7, mMelMel3.1 paternal haplotype, whole genome shotgun sequence window:
- the LOC123946623 gene encoding cationic amino acid transporter 3-like isoform X2, giving the protein MLHQALRRFGQRLVYQRPLEKEVYEFKSGIKLSTLDLVALGVGRTVGIGVYFLANEVASNQAGPSIVICFLVAGLTSLLAGLCYAEFSARVPHSGSAYLYSYVTVGEFWAFITGWNLILSFVVDAFVVVQAWILSFDIFVGNRISETQQETISQYVSQDIADNLGYFFVIFLFLFMELQYMSRYEFFRVFEVFTLVKLLVLSFFIISGFIKGDLQNWKLTEEDYIQAGLNGTSSLGPLGSGGFMPFGFQGILRGSATCFYAFIGFSVIVTRVKESHNPQRSIPMGIVISLLICFFLYFGVSVALTLMVPYYQLQPGSTLPEAFLHIGWVPAYYVVAFAIVCSIFVGIYCSITFPIRRMIYMMAEDGLLFPVLVRFTYGTYGRIMSTLILGIITAVMVFFFRLTDLLDLRSVGTLVSYSLIAFCILIVRYQTERRKEENEEELQGENGGNVAQMQEETAPAAGKMTLQGLFFPVKYSLMKEMPFWWSQ; this is encoded by the exons ATGCTGCATCAGGCACTTCGCAGGTTTGGTCAAAGGCTGGTATACCAACGTCCACTGGAGAAAGAAGTGTATGAGTTTAAATCTGGCATAAAGCTGAGCACTCTGGATTTAGTGGCCCTGGGTGTGGGTCGCACAGTGGGTATTGGTGTGTACTTCCTGGCTAATGAGGTGGCCAGTAATCAAGCAGGACCATCCATTGTGATCTGCTTTTTGGTGGCAGGTCTAACATCACTGTTGGCTGGACTGTGCTATGCGGAGTTTAGTGCCCGGGTCCCCCATTCTGGCTCGGCATATCTCTACAGCTATGTCACTGTAGGTGAATTCTGGGCTTTCATCACTGGCTGGAATCTCATCCTCTCCTTTGTTGTTGATGCATTCGTTGTGGTCCAGGCCTGGATCTTATCTTTTGACATCTTCGTTGGGAACAGGATCTCTGAAACTCAGCAAGAGACCATCTCACAGTATGTTTCCCAAGACATTGCAGACAATCTAGGCTACTTTTTTgtcatctttctgtttttgttcatgGAACTGCAATATATGAGTCGGTATGAGTTTTTCAGGGTTTTTGAAGTGTTTACATTGGTGAAGCTTTTGGTTCTCAGCTTTTTCATCATCTCTGGCTTCATTAAGGGGGACCTACAGAACTGGAAGCTCACAGAAGAGGACTACATACAGGCCGGACTCAATGGCACCTCTAGCTTGGGCCCTCTGGGCTCTGGAGGATTCATGCCTTTTGGCTTCCAGGGGATTCTCCGTGGATCAGCTACctgtttctatgcatttataGGTTTCAGCGTTATTGTTACCAGAGTCAAAGAATCCCACAATCCCCAGCGTTCCATCCCCATGGGTATTGTGATTTCACTGCTCATCtgcttttttctgtattttggtgTGTCTGTAGCACTTACACTCATGGTTCCTTACTACCAGCTTCAACCTGGGAGTACCTTGCCTGAGGCATTTCTCCATATTGGCTGGGTCCCTGCGTACTATGTTGTAGCTTTTGCAATTGTCTGTAGTATTTTTGTTGGCATCTATTGCAGCATTACGTTCCCCATACGTCGGATGATATACATGATGGCAGAGGATGGTCTCTTGTTCCCAGTCCTTGTAAGGTTCACTTATGGCACGTATGGCCGTATCATGTCCACTCTGATTCTTGGCATTATCACAGCAGTCATGGTATTCTTCTTTAGACTCACTGATCTTCTGGACTTGAGATCAGTTGGGACCCTGGTATCTTATTCCCTGATAGCTTTTTGCATTCTTATCGTCAGGTACCAGactgagaggaggaaggaggaaaatgaagaagAGCTGCAGGGGGAGAATGGGGGAAATGTAGCACAGATGCAGGAGGAGACTGCACCTGCAGCAGGGAAGATGACTCTACAAGGACTATTTTTTCCag ttaaATATTCACTAATGAAGGAGATGCCTTTTTGGTGGAGTCAGTAG
- the LOC123946623 gene encoding cationic amino acid transporter 3-like isoform X1, whose translation MLHQALRRFGQRLVYQRPLEKEVYEFKSGIKLSTLDLVALGVGRTVGIGVYFLANEVASNQAGPSIVICFLVAGLTSLLAGLCYAEFSARVPHSGSAYLYSYVTVGEFWAFITGWNLILSFVVDAFVVVQAWILSFDIFVGNRISETQQETISQYVSQDIADNLGYFFVIFLFLFMELQYMSRYEFFRVFEVFTLVKLLVLSFFIISGFIKGDLQNWKLTEEDYIQAGLNGTSSLGPLGSGGFMPFGFQGILRGSATCFYAFIGFSVIVTRVKESHNPQRSIPMGIVISLLICFFLYFGVSVALTLMVPYYQLQPGSTLPEAFLHIGWVPAYYVVAFAIVCSIFVGIYCSITFPIRRMIYMMAEDGLLFPVLVRFTYGTYGRIMSTLILGIITAVMVFFFRLTDLLDLRSVGTLVSYSLIAFCILIVRYQTERRKEENEEELQGENGGNVAQMQEETAPAAGKMTLQGLFFPGSPTPTPLSGRVVYVCSSLLVLLMTLLCLVLAHWPGLLSGDAGPITVVVLLLVLITGITGVIWRQPQSSSPLPFKVPALPLLPLLSIFVNVCLMMQMSTGTWLRFGVWMLIGFVFYFFSGIQQRKLNPAYGPKL comes from the coding sequence ATGCTGCATCAGGCACTTCGCAGGTTTGGTCAAAGGCTGGTATACCAACGTCCACTGGAGAAAGAAGTGTATGAGTTTAAATCTGGCATAAAGCTGAGCACTCTGGATTTAGTGGCCCTGGGTGTGGGTCGCACAGTGGGTATTGGTGTGTACTTCCTGGCTAATGAGGTGGCCAGTAATCAAGCAGGACCATCCATTGTGATCTGCTTTTTGGTGGCAGGTCTAACATCACTGTTGGCTGGACTGTGCTATGCGGAGTTTAGTGCCCGGGTCCCCCATTCTGGCTCGGCATATCTCTACAGCTATGTCACTGTAGGTGAATTCTGGGCTTTCATCACTGGCTGGAATCTCATCCTCTCCTTTGTTGTTGATGCATTCGTTGTGGTCCAGGCCTGGATCTTATCTTTTGACATCTTCGTTGGGAACAGGATCTCTGAAACTCAGCAAGAGACCATCTCACAGTATGTTTCCCAAGACATTGCAGACAATCTAGGCTACTTTTTTgtcatctttctgtttttgttcatgGAACTGCAATATATGAGTCGGTATGAGTTTTTCAGGGTTTTTGAAGTGTTTACATTGGTGAAGCTTTTGGTTCTCAGCTTTTTCATCATCTCTGGCTTCATTAAGGGGGACCTACAGAACTGGAAGCTCACAGAAGAGGACTACATACAGGCCGGACTCAATGGCACCTCTAGCTTGGGCCCTCTGGGCTCTGGAGGATTCATGCCTTTTGGCTTCCAGGGGATTCTCCGTGGATCAGCTACctgtttctatgcatttataGGTTTCAGCGTTATTGTTACCAGAGTCAAAGAATCCCACAATCCCCAGCGTTCCATCCCCATGGGTATTGTGATTTCACTGCTCATCtgcttttttctgtattttggtgTGTCTGTAGCACTTACACTCATGGTTCCTTACTACCAGCTTCAACCTGGGAGTACCTTGCCTGAGGCATTTCTCCATATTGGCTGGGTCCCTGCGTACTATGTTGTAGCTTTTGCAATTGTCTGTAGTATTTTTGTTGGCATCTATTGCAGCATTACGTTCCCCATACGTCGGATGATATACATGATGGCAGAGGATGGTCTCTTGTTCCCAGTCCTTGTAAGGTTCACTTATGGCACGTATGGCCGTATCATGTCCACTCTGATTCTTGGCATTATCACAGCAGTCATGGTATTCTTCTTTAGACTCACTGATCTTCTGGACTTGAGATCAGTTGGGACCCTGGTATCTTATTCCCTGATAGCTTTTTGCATTCTTATCGTCAGGTACCAGactgagaggaggaaggaggaaaatgaagaagAGCTGCAGGGGGAGAATGGGGGAAATGTAGCACAGATGCAGGAGGAGACTGCACCTGCAGCAGGGAAGATGACTCTACAAGGACTATTTTTTCCaggcagccccacccccactccactctCTGGCCGGGTTGTCTATGTTTGCTCCTCACTGCTGGTTCTGCTGATGACTCTCCTCTGCCTGGTGCTGGCCCACTGGCCAGGTCTGCTTTCTGGAGATGCAGGGCCGATCACAGTGGTTGTGCTGCTCCTGGTTCTCATCACTGGGATTACTGGGGTCATCTGGAGACAGCCACAgagctcctctccccttccctttaaggtccctgctctgcctctcctcccactcctgaGCATCTTTGTGAATGTTTGCCTTATGATGCAGATGTCAACTGGCACCTGGCTGAGATTTGGTGTCTGGATGCTGATCGGGtttgttttctacttcttctCTGGGATCCAGCAAAGGAAGCTTAACCCTGCTTATGGACCCAAACTCTAA